One stretch of Lacimicrobium alkaliphilum DNA includes these proteins:
- a CDS encoding lysophospholipid acyltransferase family protein — protein sequence MNNKLTIQQPGPLVPRKGNAFSRWLGRSVLGVMGWKLDGEFPNLSRFVACVAPHTSNWDFVIGLATVFALGLKVSFLGKHSLFIGPFGWWLRHMGGIAVDRRASHGVVQQVCERIAAEPTILAVAPEGTRKKVKRWKTGFLNIARNSDIPVLLIYFDYKHKVIGFGPLHKIGDDIDAEMAKIRAFYANIYARHPEKA from the coding sequence TTGAATAACAAATTAACAATTCAACAGCCGGGCCCTTTGGTGCCGCGCAAGGGCAATGCTTTCAGTCGCTGGCTGGGTCGCAGTGTACTTGGAGTCATGGGCTGGAAACTTGACGGTGAGTTTCCAAACCTCAGTCGGTTTGTGGCTTGTGTAGCCCCCCATACCTCAAACTGGGATTTCGTAATTGGCCTGGCCACCGTATTTGCCTTGGGTCTTAAAGTTTCATTTCTGGGTAAGCACAGTTTGTTTATCGGGCCCTTTGGCTGGTGGCTGCGGCATATGGGTGGGATAGCTGTCGACAGGCGAGCCTCTCATGGCGTTGTACAACAGGTGTGTGAACGGATTGCCGCCGAACCGACTATTCTGGCGGTGGCGCCGGAGGGTACCCGGAAAAAAGTGAAACGCTGGAAAACCGGGTTCTTAAATATCGCCAGAAATTCGGATATTCCCGTGTTGCTTATCTATTTTGATTATAAGCACAAAGTGATCGGATTTGGGCCTTTGCACAAAATCGGCGATGATATAGACGCCGAGATGGCTAAAATAAGAGCGTTTTACGCCAATATTTATGCCAGGCATCCTGAAAAGGCATGA
- a CDS encoding S1 family peptidase produces MHLSVVLPKSLMLFAALLCCIIPAKAQDNARELFGHYQSALFQIRMIEVESGNKSSIGSGFQVSEDGLMVTNYHVIADKVFYPEKYRIEYLTADGESGLLSLQHIDVVNDLALVRRDTQNSDFLPIAPHLPSQGDNIFSLGNPHDLGMIVVPGTFNGLKKNSFNQKIHFTGSINPGMSGGPTVDALGQVVGVNVATAGNQIGFLVPLNKLSELLARADEAAPADFMLEIEKQLLANQKRLLEPFTDSRWPVASLGQANVAGEVVNFLPCWGNSNANDKEARYLTAQKRCRLEEEIYLNNKLRTGSLELEYEWISSDKLSDTAFYNLYEQSLQAAGPGNNTAKEFSTNYQCEQQRVHNQRGMKVRFLFCIRAYKDFTQLYDVLMLGASYDQKNQGLISHFTIAGVSESLSLAFSKRFMEALAWQ; encoded by the coding sequence ATGCACTTATCCGTTGTACTTCCCAAAAGCCTGATGTTATTCGCTGCCCTGCTCTGCTGCATTATTCCCGCGAAGGCGCAGGATAATGCCAGAGAATTATTTGGCCACTATCAGTCGGCACTGTTTCAGATTCGCATGATAGAAGTGGAGTCAGGGAATAAATCCTCTATTGGCTCCGGCTTTCAGGTCAGTGAAGACGGCCTGATGGTGACTAATTATCATGTTATCGCAGATAAAGTTTTCTACCCCGAAAAGTACCGCATTGAATACCTCACAGCCGATGGCGAGAGTGGATTGTTGAGCCTTCAGCATATTGATGTGGTTAACGATCTGGCCCTGGTGCGGCGTGATACCCAGAATAGCGACTTTTTGCCAATAGCCCCTCACTTACCGTCGCAGGGCGACAATATCTTTTCGCTGGGTAACCCCCATGATTTGGGTATGATTGTGGTGCCCGGCACCTTCAACGGGCTGAAGAAAAACAGCTTTAATCAGAAAATCCACTTTACCGGCTCCATCAACCCGGGTATGAGCGGCGGCCCTACTGTGGATGCCCTGGGCCAGGTGGTTGGTGTGAATGTGGCAACGGCCGGCAATCAGATTGGCTTTTTGGTACCGCTGAATAAACTGAGCGAGCTGCTGGCCAGAGCCGATGAAGCTGCGCCGGCGGATTTTATGCTGGAGATTGAAAAACAGTTGCTGGCCAATCAGAAGCGTTTACTCGAACCCTTTACCGATTCCCGCTGGCCGGTGGCCTCTTTAGGGCAGGCCAATGTTGCCGGGGAAGTGGTGAATTTTCTGCCTTGTTGGGGTAACTCTAACGCCAATGACAAGGAAGCACGATACCTGACCGCGCAAAAGCGTTGCCGTCTGGAAGAGGAAATTTATCTTAATAATAAGTTGCGCACCGGCAGCCTGGAGCTGGAATATGAATGGATTAGCTCTGATAAGCTCTCCGACACCGCCTTTTACAATCTGTATGAGCAGAGCCTGCAAGCTGCCGGCCCGGGCAACAACACCGCCAAAGAATTCAGCACCAATTACCAGTGTGAACAACAGCGGGTGCACAATCAACGGGGCATGAAGGTACGCTTCTTATTCTGTATCAGGGCCTACAAGGATTTTACACAGCTGTATGATGTGCTGATGCTCGGTGCCAGTTACGATCAGAAAAACCAGGGCCTGATAAGTCATTTCACTATTGCCGGCGTATCGGAATCACTCAGCCTGGCCTTCAGTAAACGCTTTATGGAGGCACTGGCATGGCAATAG
- a CDS encoding FHA domain-containing protein, with the protein MAIVIEKLSANNKQVKHYQFEQDTISIGRGYENHIRLTDPYVCAEHALIKQDPDSHKIEVIDLGSINGLSVNGRKCDKAVVSKSDIVMLGKTRLRLFNSNNTVPPAIKLSAIETRLDILTHWRFALFMGFLYAAALVFESYQNTFTEFEIGKALPQLFSEFILLSVWPLLFALLSRLQKQDVRLSSLFSVLWLIALVSMGLSKVNHWIAFNFPQLPGWQVVEHLGLMLIFALLLWLTLLLAFHQSAAKRNRITLVCSGILLLATVGWNQLKQGEFSQRPNYEFSLMQEEAAVGNGLDTETYLKQLPDIYKRADKLRQKP; encoded by the coding sequence ATGGCAATAGTCATCGAGAAACTCTCTGCTAATAATAAACAGGTTAAACATTATCAGTTTGAGCAGGATACCATCAGCATTGGCCGTGGCTATGAAAACCATATTCGCCTGACTGACCCTTATGTGTGTGCCGAACACGCACTGATAAAACAGGATCCGGACAGCCACAAAATTGAGGTGATCGATCTGGGTTCAATCAATGGCCTGAGTGTCAATGGCAGAAAGTGTGACAAAGCCGTAGTCAGCAAAAGCGATATCGTGATGCTTGGCAAAACCCGGCTGCGACTGTTTAACAGCAATAATACCGTGCCACCGGCAATTAAACTCAGCGCCATAGAAACCCGCCTGGATATTCTTACCCACTGGCGTTTTGCGCTGTTTATGGGCTTTTTGTATGCCGCCGCTCTGGTGTTTGAAAGCTACCAGAATACGTTCACCGAATTTGAAATCGGTAAGGCCCTGCCACAACTGTTCAGTGAATTTATCCTGCTGTCAGTGTGGCCTTTGCTGTTTGCCCTGTTATCCAGATTACAGAAACAGGATGTACGCTTATCCAGCCTGTTTTCCGTGCTTTGGTTGATTGCCCTTGTGAGCATGGGCCTTTCAAAGGTGAATCACTGGATTGCCTTTAACTTTCCACAATTACCAGGCTGGCAGGTAGTGGAGCATCTTGGGTTGATGCTGATTTTTGCATTGCTGTTATGGCTGACCCTGCTGCTGGCCTTCCATCAGTCGGCAGCCAAACGTAACCGCATTACGCTGGTCTGCTCCGGTATTTTACTGCTGGCCACCGTGGGCTGGAACCAGCTTAAACAAGGGGAATTTTCCCAGCGTCCAAACTATGAATTTTCCCTGATGCAGGAAGAGGCCGCCGTGGGCAATGGTTTGGATACAGAAACCTACCTTAAGCAATTGCCGGATATCTACAAAAGGGCCGACAAACTCAGACAAAAACCCTAA